A portion of the Chromobacterium sp. IIBBL 290-4 genome contains these proteins:
- a CDS encoding diguanylate cyclase, which yields MSNFLLVMVSLAIASIGVITWQHTVRADLLRPRRRWLQASLFLAAGMMLEGGALGESQLATSLGSSMTNGGIALQLTILARLAGIRWPGKLWMAVAAYSFVDKWIPQAFVSACLTTLEIPVLYFIAAWLFQRMERQICHNRFSPTALLFFTGAWLFIWRDGPDLLRMFHGLPHQSHQHELSHALALTVAMAAQVCCAVGFLNIVLQKQNSRLQDAANIDPLTAAGNRRALQYWLRTLEASTQRVCVIMLDIDHFKSINDRYGHPAGDAVIQALAGVLNHGVRENDLLIRYGGEEFCLVMPDTSVETGSLVADRLREQFQQLQVLPGHPELRCSFSAGVFEWQCHVQDFASAQQKADEALYQAKQGGRNQVRRL from the coding sequence ATGTCCAATTTTCTGCTCGTCATGGTATCGCTGGCCATCGCCAGCATAGGCGTCATCACCTGGCAACACACGGTGCGCGCCGATTTGTTGCGCCCGCGGCGGCGCTGGCTGCAGGCTTCCTTGTTCCTGGCCGCCGGCATGATGCTGGAAGGCGGCGCGCTGGGCGAAAGCCAGCTGGCCACCTCGCTAGGCAGCAGCATGACCAATGGCGGCATCGCCCTGCAGCTGACCATCCTGGCTCGCTTGGCCGGCATCCGCTGGCCCGGCAAACTGTGGATGGCGGTGGCGGCGTATTCCTTTGTGGACAAATGGATACCGCAAGCCTTCGTCTCCGCTTGTTTGACCACGCTGGAAATTCCCGTTCTGTACTTCATCGCCGCCTGGCTGTTCCAGAGAATGGAGCGGCAGATCTGCCATAACCGCTTCAGCCCCACCGCGTTGCTGTTCTTCACCGGCGCCTGGCTCTTCATCTGGCGTGATGGACCGGATCTGCTGCGGATGTTCCACGGGCTGCCGCATCAATCGCACCAACACGAACTTTCGCACGCCTTGGCGCTGACCGTGGCCATGGCCGCCCAGGTGTGCTGCGCGGTGGGCTTTCTCAACATCGTGCTGCAAAAGCAGAATTCCCGGCTGCAGGACGCCGCCAATATCGACCCGCTCACCGCCGCCGGCAACCGCCGCGCGCTGCAATACTGGCTGCGCACGCTGGAAGCCTCTACCCAGCGCGTTTGCGTCATCATGCTGGATATCGACCATTTCAAATCCATCAACGACCGCTACGGCCACCCGGCGGGCGACGCCGTCATCCAGGCGCTGGCCGGCGTGCTGAACCACGGCGTGCGCGAAAACGATCTGCTGATCCGCTACGGCGGCGAGGAATTCTGCCTGGTGATGCCGGACACCAGCGTCGAAACCGGCTCCCTGGTGGCGGATAGGCTGCGCGAGCAGTTCCAGCAGTTGCAAGTGCTGCCGGGCCATCCCGAGCTGCGCTGCAGCTTTTCCGCCGGCGTGTTCGAATGGCAGTGCCATGTGCAGGACTTCGCCAGCGCCCAGCAAAAAGCCGACGAAGCGCTGTACCAGGCCAAACAAGGCGGCCGCAACCAGGTGCGCCGGCTATAG
- a CDS encoding PTS sugar transporter subunit IIA: protein MQTLPDICRSSDILLDVDIASAHQLFDYLGRQLGQRHALNAQSVSTALQLREQTGSTALGHGLALPHARIPGLGEPRALFVRLARDMDFSAPDGERVHSLLVLLLPQDTREGHLQLLAAIARMFSEKPFRQSLALCRHGHQVFQLFQLWADPEASNDPHFMLDSNRYFLDTESSLRPDYSIRRKVTARF, encoded by the coding sequence ATGCAAACCTTGCCCGACATTTGTCGCAGCAGCGACATTCTGCTGGATGTAGACATCGCCAGCGCACACCAGCTGTTCGACTACCTGGGCCGCCAGCTGGGACAGCGCCATGCGCTGAACGCCCAAAGCGTCAGCACCGCGCTGCAGCTGCGCGAACAAACCGGCAGCACCGCGCTGGGCCACGGCCTGGCGCTGCCCCACGCCCGCATTCCCGGCCTGGGCGAGCCTCGCGCGCTATTTGTCCGCCTGGCCCGGGACATGGATTTTTCCGCGCCCGACGGCGAGCGCGTGCACAGCCTGCTGGTCCTGCTGTTGCCGCAAGACACCCGCGAAGGCCATTTGCAGCTGCTGGCCGCCATCGCGCGCATGTTCAGCGAAAAACCGTTCCGCCAAAGCCTGGCCCTGTGCCGCCATGGCCACCAAGTCTTCCAGCTGTTCCAACTGTGGGCCGACCCCGAAGCCAGCAACGATCCGCATTTCATGCTGGACAGCAACCGCTATTTCCTCGACACCGAATCCAGCCTGCGCCCCGACTACAGCATCCGCCGCAAGGTGACCGCCCGCTTCTGA
- a CDS encoding ABC transporter substrate-binding protein, whose product MNIGGGMALAGGVLSLASAACLSAEPLRLVNLSPLDAPNMVAMRRTLDAVFDKAGLSYTIQYLPPERALADFIAGRFDGDPNRGPQFHALFPAAIRVEPHLRTAWYYAVSASADVRPHSWADLGQYHIAFLRGLHGIDLKTRHVARREMPASQDACIRMALIRRVDLCVVSSETAGRWPLQEKYGDQAHAVAFEHLNIYLWMGPGQRAAADKLSLAMREMAARGELQKLMGPYRTD is encoded by the coding sequence ATGAACATCGGGGGTGGCATGGCGCTGGCAGGCGGCGTATTGAGCCTGGCTTCCGCCGCCTGTCTGTCGGCCGAGCCGCTGCGGCTGGTGAATCTGTCGCCGCTGGACGCGCCCAATATGGTGGCGATGCGACGCACGCTGGATGCCGTTTTCGATAAGGCGGGCCTGAGCTACACCATCCAGTATCTGCCGCCTGAGCGGGCGCTGGCCGACTTCATCGCCGGCCGCTTCGACGGCGATCCCAACCGCGGACCGCAATTTCACGCGTTGTTCCCCGCGGCCATCCGGGTCGAGCCGCATTTGCGCACTGCCTGGTATTACGCTGTCAGCGCCTCGGCCGATGTCCGCCCTCATTCCTGGGCGGATCTTGGGCAATACCACATCGCTTTTCTGCGCGGCCTGCATGGCATCGATCTGAAAACCCGCCATGTGGCCCGCCGCGAAATGCCGGCTAGCCAGGATGCCTGCATCCGGATGGCGCTGATCCGGCGCGTGGATTTGTGCGTGGTGTCCAGCGAAACCGCCGGTCGTTGGCCCTTGCAGGAAAAATACGGCGATCAGGCGCACGCGGTGGCTTTTGAGCATCTGAACATCTATTTGTGGATGGGCCCCGGCCAACGCGCGGCCGCCGACAAGCTGAGCCTGGCCATGCGGGAGATGGCAGCCCGCGGCGAGCTGCAAAAATTGATGGGTCCTTACCGGACGGATTGA
- a CDS encoding EthD family reductase translates to MITVSVVYPQYAGARFDFDYYLQRHIPLVRQLVGSALRAVTVEKGLSGAESGSEPGYIAAARLTFDSVESFQKAFGPHAARIMGDVANYTDIQPEIQYNETLLQEAHQPVVSGWYADAQ, encoded by the coding sequence ATGATTACCGTCAGCGTTGTGTATCCGCAGTATGCCGGCGCCCGTTTCGATTTCGACTATTATCTGCAGCGCCATATTCCGCTGGTGCGGCAACTGGTGGGCAGCGCGCTGCGGGCGGTGACGGTGGAGAAAGGGCTGTCCGGCGCCGAGTCCGGCAGCGAACCGGGCTATATCGCGGCGGCGCGGCTGACTTTCGATTCCGTGGAGTCGTTCCAGAAAGCCTTCGGCCCGCACGCGGCGCGCATCATGGGCGATGTGGCCAATTACACCGACATCCAGCCGGAAATCCAGTACAACGAAACCCTGCTGCAGGAAGCGCACCAGCCGGTTGTCAGCGGCTGGTACGCCGACGCGCAGTAA
- a CDS encoding winged helix-turn-helix domain-containing protein: MTVHLSLQQARHLQLAAQGLLAAPRRKADKAAALAAIRRMALLQIDTISVVARSPYLVLFSRIGHYDPAWLEQLLAEGALFEYWAHEACFVPTEDYGLMRHRMKNAEAMGWKFSQRWYDQHRADIEAIVEHIREHGPARSADFERKDGKGGGWWDWKPEKRHLEALFTLGRLMVKERRGFQRVYDLAERVLPDWDDARDLASPEQVRQAQVRNSCRALGLVKPAWVADYYRLKRAPYTELLHGLADAGELLPVKVEGWSHDAFVHASLQAELEQARDERLKSGNTVFLSPFDPLVWDRKRALELFDFDYKIECYTPAPKRQYGYFTLPLLNRGKLIGRMDAKAHRAQGVFEVKALHLEPGVRASQRLADDIGAALGRLARWHGTPRLAIAQAPAGLAEKLRG; encoded by the coding sequence ATGACTGTTCATCTCTCGCTGCAACAAGCCCGCCACCTGCAACTGGCCGCCCAGGGCCTGCTGGCCGCGCCGCGCCGCAAGGCGGACAAGGCCGCCGCGCTGGCCGCCATCCGCCGCATGGCGCTGTTGCAGATCGACACCATCAGCGTGGTGGCGCGCAGCCCCTATCTGGTGTTGTTCAGCCGCATAGGCCACTACGATCCGGCCTGGCTGGAGCAATTGCTGGCCGAAGGGGCGTTGTTCGAATACTGGGCGCACGAAGCCTGTTTCGTGCCGACCGAAGACTATGGCCTGATGCGGCACCGGATGAAAAACGCCGAGGCTATGGGCTGGAAGTTTTCGCAACGTTGGTACGACCAGCACCGCGCCGACATCGAGGCCATCGTCGAGCACATCCGCGAACACGGCCCGGCCCGCTCGGCCGATTTCGAGCGCAAGGACGGCAAGGGCGGCGGCTGGTGGGATTGGAAGCCGGAGAAGCGCCATTTGGAGGCGCTGTTCACGCTGGGCCGGCTGATGGTGAAGGAAAGGCGCGGCTTTCAGCGCGTGTACGACCTGGCCGAGCGGGTGTTGCCGGATTGGGACGACGCGCGCGACCTGGCTTCGCCGGAACAGGTCAGGCAGGCGCAGGTGCGCAACAGCTGCCGCGCGCTGGGCCTGGTCAAGCCGGCCTGGGTGGCGGACTACTACCGGCTCAAGCGCGCGCCCTACACCGAGCTGCTGCACGGCCTGGCCGACGCCGGCGAGCTGCTGCCTGTAAAAGTGGAAGGCTGGAGCCACGACGCCTTCGTCCACGCCAGCCTGCAAGCCGAGCTGGAACAGGCGCGCGACGAGCGGCTGAAAAGCGGCAATACCGTGTTTTTATCGCCGTTCGACCCGCTGGTCTGGGACCGCAAGCGCGCGCTGGAGCTGTTCGATTTCGATTACAAGATCGAGTGCTACACCCCGGCGCCCAAGCGCCAATACGGCTACTTCACGCTGCCGCTGCTCAACCGCGGCAAGCTGATAGGCCGGATGGACGCCAAGGCGCACCGCGCGCAAGGCGTGTTCGAAGTGAAGGCGCTGCATCTGGAGCCCGGCGTGCGCGCCAGCCAACGGCTGGCGGACGATATCGGCGCCGCGCTGGGCCGGCTGGCGCGCTGGCACGGCACGCCGCGGCTGGCCATCGCCCAGGCCCCGGCCGGCCTGGCCGAAAAACTGCGCGGCTGA
- a CDS encoding VOC family protein, translating to MISHIDHLVLTVRDIEAAVAFYRRALKLDDVTFGNGRRALRFGNQKINLQTLGQETRNHAAIGCGDLCLITHLPLAEVAEHLKREGVAVVEGPVTRSGAMGPITSVYFNDPDGNLIEVSTYSF from the coding sequence ATGATCAGCCACATCGACCACCTGGTGCTGACGGTCAGGGACATCGAGGCCGCGGTGGCTTTCTATCGCCGCGCGCTCAAGCTGGACGACGTCACTTTCGGCAATGGCCGCCGCGCGCTGCGTTTCGGCAATCAGAAAATCAATCTGCAGACGCTGGGTCAGGAAACGCGCAACCACGCCGCCATCGGCTGCGGCGATTTATGCCTGATCACCCATTTGCCCTTGGCCGAGGTGGCGGAGCATCTGAAGCGCGAGGGCGTGGCCGTCGTCGAAGGGCCGGTGACGCGCAGCGGCGCGATGGGGCCGATCACCTCGGTGTATTTCAACGATCCCGACGGCAATCTGATCGAAGTCAGCACTTATAGTTTTTGA
- a CDS encoding nuclear transport factor 2 family protein yields MAEKTVPSAEAVVREFWRLMASNDFEAVKAVLADDLVVDWPQSQERIRGADRYARMNAEYPAHGPWRFRINRLVASGDQVVTQVSLGDGVQSAEPVSFFTVAGGRIVRLLEYWPQAYPAPENRRHLTEPA; encoded by the coding sequence ATGGCGGAAAAAACGGTGCCGTCGGCCGAGGCGGTGGTGCGCGAATTCTGGCGTTTGATGGCCAGCAATGATTTCGAGGCGGTCAAGGCGGTGCTGGCCGATGATCTGGTGGTGGACTGGCCGCAATCTCAGGAACGCATCCGCGGCGCCGACCGCTATGCGAGGATGAACGCCGAGTATCCGGCGCATGGGCCGTGGCGTTTCCGCATCAACCGGCTGGTGGCCAGCGGCGACCAGGTGGTCACCCAGGTGAGCCTGGGCGACGGCGTGCAATCGGCCGAGCCGGTGTCGTTTTTCACCGTGGCCGGCGGCCGCATCGTGCGCTTGCTGGAATATTGGCCGCAAGCCTATCCGGCGCCGGAAAACCGCCGCCATCTGACCGAGCCGGCCTGA
- a CDS encoding class I SAM-dependent methyltransferase — MQDFIEVESPIDLRQTEDAAQWAAEAMIKRPWRTEFFDRFAQELAGAQRVLELGSGPGFLARHLLDALPQLRLDLYDFSEAMHALARERLGVQESRVRFRLGDFRQADWADDLPSFDAVITNQAAHEVRHKRHLPALHRQARSLLRPGAPYLLCDHFAGEGGMADDQLYATVEEQRAALREAGFGEADLLLQKGGLALFRAR; from the coding sequence ATGCAGGATTTTATCGAAGTGGAAAGCCCTATTGATTTGCGCCAAACCGAAGATGCGGCGCAATGGGCGGCCGAGGCGATGATCAAGCGGCCCTGGCGCACCGAATTCTTCGACCGTTTCGCCCAGGAGCTTGCCGGCGCGCAGCGGGTGCTGGAGTTGGGTTCGGGCCCCGGCTTTCTGGCGCGGCACTTGCTGGACGCTTTGCCGCAGCTGCGTTTGGATTTGTACGATTTTTCCGAGGCGATGCATGCGCTGGCGCGCGAGAGGCTGGGCGTTCAGGAAAGCCGGGTCCGTTTTCGTCTGGGCGATTTCCGCCAGGCGGATTGGGCGGATGATCTGCCGAGTTTCGACGCGGTGATCACCAATCAGGCGGCGCATGAGGTGCGGCACAAACGCCATTTGCCGGCGCTGCATCGCCAGGCGCGTTCCTTGTTGCGGCCGGGCGCTCCCTATTTGCTGTGCGACCATTTCGCCGGAGAGGGCGGCATGGCCGACGATCAGCTGTACGCGACAGTGGAGGAACAGCGCGCCGCTTTGCGCGAAGCGGGATTTGGCGAGGCGGACTTGTTGCTGCAAAAGGGCGGACTGGCCTTGTTCCGCGCGCGTTGA
- a CDS encoding ABC transporter substrate-binding protein, with protein MPIAALSRMLAALSLLFACASALSEKPVSLIVDFDASNPPLMYQDQQGVAGLYPLLVSTICHRAGIAAVQRAVSWREALQELGAGRAAAGGIIKTVNREVLFDFSQPLFYESVVMAYAAPGKGYRKLEDLDGKRVGVIAGWSYGNAFDRARRQGRFAALDGDSDQQNLRQLRLGRLDVVLGIREALQLAIQENAYRDLPLSHEALVTNPSFLAINKTSPQAALLRRFNHALHAMRQDGSYDRLVNGYLAKTQAAR; from the coding sequence ATGCCGATCGCCGCGCTATCCCGAATGCTGGCCGCCTTGTCGCTGCTCTTCGCCTGCGCATCCGCCCTCAGCGAAAAACCTGTCAGCTTGATCGTCGATTTCGACGCCAGCAATCCCCCGCTGATGTATCAGGACCAACAAGGGGTGGCGGGACTCTATCCGCTCTTGGTCTCCACGATCTGCCATCGCGCCGGCATCGCCGCCGTCCAGCGCGCGGTATCCTGGCGAGAGGCTTTGCAAGAGCTCGGGGCGGGCCGCGCCGCGGCCGGCGGCATCATCAAAACCGTCAACCGCGAAGTCTTGTTCGACTTCAGCCAGCCGCTGTTTTACGAAAGCGTGGTGATGGCCTATGCCGCGCCGGGCAAGGGTTATCGCAAGCTGGAGGATCTGGACGGCAAAAGAGTGGGTGTGATCGCCGGCTGGAGCTATGGCAACGCCTTCGACCGCGCGCGGCGGCAAGGCCGCTTCGCCGCCCTGGACGGCGACAGCGACCAGCAAAATCTGAGACAGCTGCGGCTGGGACGGCTGGATGTGGTGCTGGGCATACGCGAAGCCTTGCAGCTGGCGATTCAGGAAAACGCTTACCGCGACCTGCCGCTGTCCCATGAGGCGCTGGTGACCAATCCTTCTTTCCTCGCCATCAACAAAACCTCGCCGCAAGCGGCGCTGCTGCGCCGTTTCAACCATGCTCTGCACGCCATGCGCCAGGATGGCAGCTACGACAGGCTGGTGAACGGCTACCTTGCCAAAACGCAGGCCGCGCGCTAA
- the pyk gene encoding pyruvate kinase: MLRNTKILATLGPSSSSPEKILDLARAGVNVFRLNMSHGSHDDHRARLAAIRAAEQALGRPIGVLVDLQGPKLRIGKFPHPTAVKTGDRYEFVLDEMEGNAERATLPHPEAFEALEPGHRILVNDGKLSFEVTEMHPRRIVTRVTVGGDLSSNKGFNLPHTVLPLSAITDKDRLDAQFALREGADWVAMSFVQTANDVKELRDIVGKQVGIVAKIEKPSAVDDLEAIATLADGVMVARGDLGVELPPEDVPVVQRRIVHQCRHLGRPVIVATQMLESMITAPTPTRAEANDVATAVYEGADAVMLSAETAAGQYPLEAVQIMDRVIRRVESAPDYRKVMALDYSAADEPDRTDAIAACVRKVSTLLPVTVSVAFTTSGATCLSLARERPSTPILGISPKLETARRVTLVWGVVAWHGPDAENLEDMVVKTTFSATKLGLAEQGKPMVIIAGVPFGTPGSTNLLRIVYP; the protein is encoded by the coding sequence ATGCTTCGCAACACCAAAATCCTCGCCACGCTGGGCCCCTCGTCCAGCTCTCCGGAAAAAATCCTCGATCTGGCCCGCGCCGGCGTCAATGTGTTCCGCCTGAATATGAGCCACGGCAGCCACGACGATCATCGCGCCCGCCTGGCCGCCATCCGCGCCGCCGAACAAGCATTGGGCCGCCCCATCGGCGTGTTGGTGGACTTGCAAGGCCCCAAGCTGCGCATCGGCAAGTTCCCGCACCCCACAGCCGTGAAAACCGGCGACCGCTATGAATTCGTGCTGGATGAAATGGAAGGCAACGCCGAGCGCGCCACGCTGCCGCACCCGGAGGCGTTCGAAGCGCTGGAGCCGGGACACCGCATCCTGGTGAACGACGGCAAGCTGTCCTTCGAAGTGACCGAAATGCATCCGCGCCGCATCGTCACCCGCGTCACCGTCGGCGGCGATCTGTCCAGCAATAAGGGCTTCAATCTGCCGCACACCGTGCTGCCGCTGTCCGCCATCACCGACAAAGACCGCCTGGACGCGCAATTCGCGCTGCGCGAAGGCGCGGACTGGGTGGCCATGTCTTTCGTGCAGACCGCGAATGACGTGAAAGAGCTGCGCGACATCGTCGGCAAGCAAGTCGGCATCGTCGCCAAGATCGAAAAACCGTCGGCGGTGGACGATCTGGAAGCCATCGCCACGCTGGCCGACGGCGTGATGGTGGCCCGCGGCGACCTGGGCGTGGAGCTGCCGCCGGAAGACGTGCCGGTGGTGCAGCGCCGCATCGTCCACCAGTGCCGCCATCTGGGCCGCCCGGTCATCGTCGCCACCCAGATGCTGGAATCGATGATCACCGCGCCGACCCCGACCCGCGCCGAAGCCAACGACGTGGCCACCGCCGTGTATGAAGGCGCCGACGCGGTGATGCTGTCGGCCGAAACCGCCGCCGGCCAATACCCGCTGGAAGCGGTGCAGATCATGGACCGCGTCATCCGCCGCGTGGAAAGCGCGCCGGACTACCGCAAGGTGATGGCGCTGGATTACAGCGCCGCCGACGAGCCGGACCGCACCGACGCCATCGCCGCCTGTGTGCGCAAGGTCAGCACCTTGCTGCCGGTGACGGTGTCGGTCGCCTTCACCACCAGCGGCGCCACCTGCCTGTCGCTGGCGCGCGAACGCCCGTCCACCCCCATCCTGGGCATTTCGCCCAAGCTGGAAACCGCGCGCCGCGTCACCCTGGTCTGGGGCGTGGTGGCCTGGCATGGTCCGGACGCGGAAAATCTGGAAGACATGGTGGTGAAGACCACCTTCAGCGCCACCAAGCTGGGCCTGGCCGAGCAGGGCAAGCCCATGGTGATCATCGCCGGCGTGCCTTTCGGCACCCCCGGCTCCACCAATCTGCTGCGCATCGTCTACCCGTAA
- the glpK gene encoding glycerol kinase GlpK — MTDQYILALDQGTTSSRAILFNRGGDIVSLAQKEFRQIYPQPGWVEHDPQEIWGGQVGVAAEAVAKAGIDGRSIAAIGITNQRETTIVWDRETGQPVYNAIVWQDRRTAEFCDELKARGLGELIRSKTGLLVDAYFSGSKIKWILDNVAGARERAREGKLAFGTVDSWLIWNFTHGKVHVTDVSNASRTMLFNIHTLEWDAELLDIMGIPASMLPEVKSSSEVYGHTHAAHLGTEIPIAGVAGDQQAALFGQQCTTPGMVKNTYGTGCFMMLNTGDQPIESKNNLLTTIAWKVDGKVQYALEGSIFIGGAVVKWLRDGLGIIRHSADVGPLAQEVKNSDGVYLVPAFAGLGAPHWNANARGTIVGATLGTKAAHIARAALDSIAYQTRDVLKAMEADAKMSIAELRVDGGATVNELLMQFQSDILAVDVVRPKITETTALGAAYLAGLAVGYWKNVDDVQGQWQLDRRFQPEMAAAEVAGNVKGWQRAVNAAKAWADDQA, encoded by the coding sequence ATGACCGATCAGTACATACTGGCCTTGGACCAGGGCACCACCAGTTCCCGCGCCATCCTGTTCAACCGCGGCGGCGACATCGTGTCCCTGGCGCAAAAGGAATTCCGCCAGATCTACCCGCAGCCGGGCTGGGTCGAGCATGATCCGCAGGAAATCTGGGGCGGTCAGGTGGGCGTCGCCGCCGAAGCGGTGGCCAAGGCCGGCATCGACGGTCGCAGCATCGCCGCCATCGGCATCACCAACCAGCGCGAAACCACCATCGTCTGGGATCGCGAAACCGGCCAGCCGGTGTACAACGCCATCGTCTGGCAAGACCGCCGCACCGCCGAGTTCTGCGACGAGCTGAAAGCGCGCGGCCTGGGCGAGCTGATCCGCTCCAAGACCGGCCTCTTGGTCGACGCCTACTTCTCCGGCAGCAAGATCAAGTGGATTCTGGACAATGTGGCCGGCGCCCGCGAACGCGCCCGCGAAGGCAAGCTGGCCTTCGGCACCGTCGACAGCTGGCTGATCTGGAACTTCACCCACGGCAAGGTGCACGTCACCGACGTGTCCAATGCCTCGCGCACCATGCTGTTCAATATCCACACCCTGGAGTGGGACGCCGAGCTGCTGGACATCATGGGCATCCCGGCCAGCATGCTGCCGGAAGTGAAGAGCTCCAGCGAAGTGTACGGCCACACCCACGCCGCCCACCTGGGCACGGAGATCCCGATCGCCGGCGTGGCCGGCGACCAGCAGGCCGCGCTGTTCGGCCAGCAGTGCACCACGCCGGGCATGGTGAAGAACACCTACGGCACCGGCTGCTTCATGATGCTGAACACCGGCGACCAGCCGATCGAATCCAAGAACAATCTGCTGACCACCATCGCCTGGAAAGTGGACGGCAAGGTGCAGTACGCGCTGGAAGGCTCCATCTTCATCGGCGGCGCGGTGGTGAAATGGCTGCGCGACGGCCTGGGCATCATCCGCCATTCGGCCGACGTCGGCCCGCTGGCCCAAGAAGTGAAGAACAGCGACGGCGTCTACCTGGTGCCGGCCTTCGCCGGCCTGGGCGCGCCGCACTGGAACGCCAACGCCCGCGGCACCATCGTCGGCGCCACCTTGGGCACCAAGGCCGCCCACATCGCCCGCGCGGCGCTGGACAGCATCGCCTATCAAACCCGCGACGTGCTCAAAGCGATGGAAGCCGACGCCAAGATGAGCATCGCCGAATTGCGCGTCGACGGCGGCGCCACCGTCAATGAACTGCTGATGCAGTTCCAGTCCGACATCCTGGCCGTCGATGTGGTCCGTCCCAAGATCACCGAAACCACCGCCCTGGGCGCGGCCTACCTGGCCGGCCTGGCCGTGGGCTACTGGAAGAACGTCGACGACGTGCAGGGCCAATGGCAGCTGGACCGCCGCTTCCAGCCGGAAATGGCCGCCGCGGAAGTGGCCGGCAACGTCAAGGGTTGGCAGCGCGCGGTGAACGCCGCCAAAGCCTGGGCCGACGACCAAGCCTGA
- a CDS encoding MIP/aquaporin family protein produces MNPLMGEFIGTALLVLLGNGVVANVLLKNTKGHNSGLIVVAFGWAMAVFVGVFSVAAISGAHLNPAVSVALAVAGKFPWEKVPGYVAAQMLGGMAGAGLMWVIYRKHYETTDCADTKLATFCTGPAIRSLPGNLVSEIVATFVLVFAILSMVGPKMSLGAIEALPVALLVLGIGVSLGGTTGYAMSPARDLAPRIMHAILPIPGKRDSDWGYAWVPVVGSLIGGTLAALAYTF; encoded by the coding sequence ATGAATCCTTTGATGGGCGAATTCATCGGCACCGCCTTGCTGGTGCTGCTGGGCAACGGCGTGGTGGCCAATGTGCTGCTGAAGAATACCAAGGGCCATAACAGCGGCCTGATCGTGGTGGCCTTCGGTTGGGCGATGGCGGTGTTCGTCGGCGTGTTCAGCGTGGCGGCGATCAGCGGCGCCCACCTGAACCCGGCGGTATCGGTGGCGCTGGCCGTGGCCGGCAAGTTTCCGTGGGAAAAAGTGCCGGGCTACGTGGCCGCGCAGATGCTGGGCGGCATGGCCGGCGCCGGCCTGATGTGGGTGATCTACCGCAAGCATTACGAAACCACCGACTGCGCCGACACCAAGCTGGCCACCTTCTGCACCGGCCCGGCCATCCGCAGCCTGCCGGGCAACCTGGTGTCCGAGATCGTCGCCACCTTCGTGCTGGTGTTCGCCATCCTGTCCATGGTGGGCCCGAAAATGTCGCTGGGCGCCATCGAGGCGCTGCCTGTCGCGCTGCTGGTGCTGGGCATAGGCGTGTCGCTGGGCGGCACCACCGGTTACGCCATGAGCCCGGCGCGCGATCTGGCGCCGCGCATCATGCACGCCATCCTGCCGATTCCGGGCAAGCGCGACAGCGATTGGGGCTATGCCTGGGTGCCGGTGGTCGGTTCGCTGATCGGCGGCACGCTGGCGGCGCTGGCCTACACCTTCTGA